A region of Arvicanthis niloticus isolate mArvNil1 chromosome 18, mArvNil1.pat.X, whole genome shotgun sequence DNA encodes the following proteins:
- the Gins3 gene encoding DNA replication complex GINS protein PSF3: MSEAYFPVESGALGPEENFLSLDDILMSQEKLPVRVETPMPRLGAFFLERGAGAEPDHPLPQGIKLELPLWLAKGLFDNKRRILSVELPKMYQEGWRTVFSADANVVDLHKMGPHFYGFGSQLLHFDSPENADISQFLLQTFIGRFRRIMDSSQNSYNEDTSALVARLDETERGLFQIGQKGLNDFQSWEKGQASQITASSLVQNYKKRKFTNMED, from the exons ATGTCGGAGGCGTATTTCCCGGTGGAGTCGGGCGCTCTGGGACCTGAGGAGAACTTCCTGTCTTTGGACGACATCCTAATGTCACAAGAGAAGCTGCCGGTGCGCGTCGAGACGCCCATGCCGCGCCTGGGCGCCTTCTTCCTGGAGCGGGGCGCGGGCGCCGAGCCGGACCATCCGCTCCCACAG GGTATAAAACTTGAGCTTCCCTTGTGGCTGGCTAAGGGACTTTTTGACAACAAGCGGCGCATCCTTTCTGTGGAACTTCCCAAGATGTACCAAGAGGGATGGAGGACTGTATTCAGTGCAGATGCTAATGTCGTGGACCTCCACAAAATGGGACCCCATTTCTATGGGTTTGGTTCACAACTCCTGCATTTTGACAGTCCAGAGAATGCAGATATCTCCCAGTTTCTGCTGCAG ACTTTTATTGGACGGTTCCGCCGCATCATGGACTCCTCCCAGAATTCTTACAATGAAGATACTTCAGCACTGGTGGCCAGGTTAGATGAGACAGAGAGGGGCTTATTTCAAATTGGACAGAAAGGTCTGAATGACTTTCAGAGTTGGGAAAAAGGTCAAGCTTCTCAGATTACAGCTTCCAGCCTTGTTCAGaattataagaaaagaaaatttacaaatatgGAAGACTAA